From the genome of Mycetocola spongiae, one region includes:
- a CDS encoding DUF1684 domain-containing protein, protein MTSDSPAPAVSPDSAAERAQQAWHRARTEYVSGPQGALSLVFTHWGTAGEAPVAEDIARAEWPAAAKFTRLERSNIDTGETEHGYRIWDTQSPAHRAFRGIDSYGYNPDWVIQAEFEYVDEARSMPFEHLRDAGATRALPVSGDIVFTLDGEEHRLAAFDAGDKLQLVFADATSRSETYPSGRFLFLPRPEGATPGARVPLVVDFNRAFVPPCGFSNQMNCPLPPASNRFTQAITAGEKKVVWADGFSL, encoded by the coding sequence ATGACTTCAGATAGCCCCGCCCCCGCCGTATCCCCCGACTCCGCCGCCGAGCGCGCCCAGCAGGCCTGGCACCGCGCCCGCACCGAGTATGTTTCGGGACCCCAGGGGGCTCTCTCGCTCGTCTTCACACACTGGGGCACCGCCGGCGAGGCCCCCGTGGCCGAGGATATCGCGCGCGCCGAGTGGCCCGCCGCGGCGAAGTTCACCCGCCTCGAGCGCTCCAATATCGATACCGGCGAGACCGAGCACGGCTATCGCATCTGGGACACCCAGTCCCCCGCCCACCGCGCCTTCCGCGGCATCGACTCCTATGGCTATAACCCCGACTGGGTCATCCAGGCCGAGTTTGAATACGTGGACGAGGCCCGCTCGATGCCCTTTGAGCACCTGCGCGATGCCGGGGCCACCCGCGCCCTGCCCGTTTCGGGAGACATCGTCTTCACCCTCGACGGCGAGGAGCACCGCCTCGCCGCATTTGATGCGGGCGATAAGCTCCAGCTGGTTTTTGCCGATGCCACGAGCCGCAGCGAAACCTATCCCTCCGGCCGCTTCCTGTTCCTGCCGCGCCCCGAGGGTGCCACCCCGGGCGCCCGCGTCCCCCTGGTTGTCGACTTTAACCGCGCGTTTGTTCCGCCGTGTGGCTTCTCCAACCAGATGAACTGTCCGTTGCCGCCGGCCAGTAACCGCTTCACCCAGGCCATCACGGCCGGGGAAAAGAAGGTCGTCTGGGCCGACGGCTTCTCCCTCTAA
- a CDS encoding dihydrofolate reductase family protein, which translates to MTDSLPAAPARTWTGRVFIATSLDGYIARDDGDISWLEAADPAASHSPARADSGAVTDYDAFMASVDTLVMGRATYEKVLTFGFWPYPDHRVLVLSTTLNTTDPHVTVVRSLEEAVAALGTGGVYLDGGAVIRSFLAADLVDELTITRVPVILGSGLPLFAPGLPTIALDHLGTAVSGNGMTHSSYRVRR; encoded by the coding sequence ATGACCGATTCACTGCCCGCAGCCCCCGCCCGCACCTGGACCGGCCGGGTATTTATCGCCACGAGTCTCGACGGCTATATCGCCCGCGATGACGGCGATATCTCCTGGCTGGAGGCCGCCGATCCCGCCGCCTCCCACTCCCCCGCCCGCGCGGATTCCGGGGCCGTCACCGATTACGACGCCTTCATGGCCTCCGTGGATACCCTCGTGATGGGGCGCGCCACCTATGAAAAGGTGCTCACGTTTGGGTTCTGGCCCTATCCCGACCACCGCGTGCTGGTGCTCAGCACCACGCTTAACACCACCGACCCGCACGTCACCGTGGTCCGTTCCCTGGAGGAGGCCGTGGCTGCGCTGGGCACCGGCGGAGTGTATCTCGACGGCGGGGCGGTCATCCGCTCATTCCTCGCCGCCGATCTTGTGGACGAGCTCACCATCACCCGCGTTCCCGTCATCCTGGGTTCGGGCCTGCCGCTATTTGCCCCGGGCCTGCCCACGATCGCCCTGGACCACCTCGGCACCGCCGTTTCCGGCAACGGAATGACCCACTCCAGCTATCGCGTGCGCCGCTAG
- a CDS encoding SAM-dependent methyltransferase, producing MTQQNHSAPEQTPGPSIPTHDRAFWEERYAGPGFAWSGNPNPVLVAEAGPLTPGRALDIGSGEGGDALWLAARDWRVTGVDISRNALDRARARVTEANAEAAERIEWRRTDLTAWTPTPRGYDLVTAQFMHLPAPLRAVLFRALAEAVAPGGTLLIVGHDAGDITDPPRPAEFATLMFSAEDVAADIAGSGLLVETAERRARALPSAGGQFLHDAVLRAGRPADA from the coding sequence ATGACACAGCAGAATCACTCGGCACCGGAACAGACCCCGGGGCCCTCCATCCCCACGCATGACCGCGCGTTCTGGGAGGAACGCTATGCGGGCCCGGGATTTGCCTGGAGCGGCAACCCCAATCCGGTCCTGGTGGCCGAGGCGGGCCCCCTCACCCCCGGGCGGGCGCTGGATATCGGCAGCGGCGAGGGCGGCGATGCGCTGTGGCTGGCCGCGCGCGACTGGCGCGTCACGGGCGTGGATATTTCCCGGAACGCCCTGGACCGGGCACGCGCCAGGGTCACGGAGGCCAATGCCGAGGCCGCCGAGCGAATCGAGTGGCGGCGCACCGACCTCACCGCCTGGACCCCCACCCCGCGCGGCTATGACCTCGTGACGGCACAGTTTATGCATCTGCCCGCGCCCCTGCGCGCGGTGCTCTTTCGCGCGCTTGCGGAGGCCGTGGCCCCGGGCGGCACCCTCCTGATCGTGGGCCACGACGCCGGGGATATCACCGATCCCCCGCGCCCGGCCGAATTTGCCACGCTCATGTTTAGCGCCGAGGACGTCGCGGCCGATATCGCCGGCAGCGGGCTCCTCGTGGAAACAGCCGAGCGTCGCGCCCGCGCGCTGCCCTCCGCGGGCGGCCAGTTCCTGCACGATGCGGTCCTGCGCGCCGGGCGGCCCGCGGACGCCTAA
- a CDS encoding FadR/GntR family transcriptional regulator, whose product MSLQPAGRASLADGVADQLREAIADGVFAVGSKLPPERELTESFQVGRTTIREAVRALAAEGLLISRQGSGVFVSARTSMASLERRLSTASLLDILNTRHALETHAARLAARNRDQDEVHALRAVLAERDTHPSASPEFVRIDLHFHRLVLVASKNAVLLDVFDALTPRLSDAFADVVDFELTDDVLAEHTTGHHGIVEAIATRDAEAAARIAGEILADTIALVSAQTPDHARGRGSALPRLSRRDESPRTGPLLAATPSTSR is encoded by the coding sequence ATGAGCCTGCAACCCGCCGGACGCGCGTCGCTCGCCGACGGCGTGGCCGACCAGCTGCGTGAGGCCATTGCCGACGGCGTTTTTGCCGTGGGCAGCAAGCTGCCGCCCGAGCGCGAGCTGACCGAGTCCTTCCAGGTGGGCCGCACCACCATCCGCGAGGCCGTGCGCGCGCTCGCCGCCGAGGGCCTGCTGATCAGCCGCCAGGGCTCGGGGGTTTTTGTCTCCGCCCGTACCTCGATGGCCTCGCTTGAACGCCGCCTCAGCACCGCCTCGCTGCTGGATATCCTCAATACCCGGCACGCCCTGGAGACCCATGCCGCGCGCCTGGCCGCGCGCAACCGCGATCAGGACGAGGTGCATGCGTTGCGCGCCGTTTTGGCCGAGCGCGATACCCACCCCTCGGCCTCGCCCGAGTTTGTGCGCATCGACCTACACTTCCACCGCCTCGTGCTGGTGGCCTCCAAAAATGCCGTGCTGCTGGATGTCTTTGACGCACTCACCCCGCGGCTATCCGATGCCTTCGCCGATGTGGTCGATTTTGAGCTGACCGATGACGTCCTGGCCGAGCACACCACGGGCCACCACGGAATCGTCGAGGCCATCGCGACCCGCGATGCCGAGGCCGCCGCGCGCATCGCGGGGGAGATCCTCGCCGATACCATCGCGCTGGTCTCCGCACAAACCCCCGATCACGCCCGGGGCCGCGGATCCGCATTACCCCGGCTTAGCCGCCGCGACGAGAGCCCACGCACCGGACCTCTTCTCGCGGCCACCCCCTCAACGTCCCGGTAA
- the leuC gene encoding 3-isopropylmalate dehydratase large subunit: MTQNSTAKPRTLAEKVWDDHLVAKGEDGTPDLIYIDLHLVHEVTSPQAFDGLRMAGRPLRRPDLTIATEDHNTPTWAIDKPIADLTSRTQIETLRKNCAEFGVRLHSLGDIEQGIVHVVGPQLGLTMPGITVVCGDSHTSTHGAFGAMAFGIGTSEVEHVMATQTLPLKPFKTMAINVEGTLNPGVTAKDIVLAVIAQIGTGGGQGYVLEFRGSAIRALSMEGRMTICNMSIEAGARAGMVAPDQITFDYLEGREHAPKGADWDAAVEYWKTLPSDEGAVYDNEVFLDANTLEPFVTWGTNPGQGVSLSDVVPTPADYSDPNERAAAERALEYMDLTAGTPLKEVPVDAVFMGSCTNSRIEDLRAFASIIQGQKKAEHVRVMVVPGSARVRIEAEAEGLDKIIKDFGAEWRFAGCSMCLGMNPDQLAPGERCASTSNRNFEGRQGKGGRTHLVSPLVAAATAIRGTLSSPSDLDALPDNPLLTDFAAASALQG; this comes from the coding sequence ATGACCCAGAACAGCACCGCCAAACCCCGCACCCTGGCCGAAAAGGTTTGGGATGACCACCTCGTTGCCAAGGGCGAGGACGGCACCCCCGACCTGATCTATATCGACCTGCATCTCGTGCACGAGGTCACCAGCCCGCAGGCCTTTGACGGGCTGCGGATGGCCGGACGCCCGCTGCGCCGCCCCGATCTGACCATCGCCACCGAGGACCACAACACCCCGACCTGGGCCATCGATAAGCCCATCGCCGATCTCACGAGCCGCACCCAGATCGAGACCCTGCGCAAAAACTGCGCCGAGTTTGGGGTGCGCCTGCACTCGCTGGGCGATATCGAGCAGGGCATCGTGCACGTTGTGGGCCCGCAGCTGGGCCTGACCATGCCCGGCATCACCGTGGTTTGTGGCGATTCGCATACCTCAACCCACGGCGCATTTGGCGCGATGGCCTTTGGTATCGGCACGAGCGAGGTGGAGCATGTGATGGCCACCCAGACCCTGCCGCTGAAGCCCTTTAAGACCATGGCGATTAACGTCGAGGGCACGCTGAACCCGGGCGTCACCGCGAAGGACATCGTGCTCGCCGTGATCGCGCAGATCGGCACGGGCGGCGGCCAGGGCTATGTGCTGGAATTCCGGGGATCCGCGATCCGCGCGCTCTCGATGGAGGGCCGCATGACCATCTGTAATATGTCGATCGAGGCCGGTGCCCGCGCCGGAATGGTCGCCCCCGACCAGATCACCTTTGACTATCTGGAGGGTCGCGAGCACGCCCCCAAGGGCGCCGACTGGGATGCCGCCGTGGAGTATTGGAAGACGCTGCCCAGCGATGAGGGAGCCGTCTACGATAACGAGGTTTTCCTCGACGCCAATACGCTGGAGCCCTTTGTTACCTGGGGAACCAACCCCGGCCAGGGCGTGTCCCTGAGCGATGTGGTGCCCACCCCGGCCGACTATAGCGACCCGAATGAGCGCGCCGCCGCCGAGCGGGCGCTGGAATATATGGACCTCACCGCGGGTACCCCGCTGAAGGAGGTCCCGGTGGATGCCGTGTTTATGGGCTCCTGCACCAATTCGCGCATCGAGGATCTGCGCGCGTTTGCCTCGATCATCCAGGGCCAGAAGAAGGCCGAGCATGTGCGCGTCATGGTGGTGCCCGGCTCCGCCCGCGTACGCATCGAGGCCGAGGCCGAGGGCCTGGACAAGATCATTAAGGACTTCGGGGCCGAGTGGCGTTTTGCCGGGTGCTCGATGTGCCTGGGCATGAACCCCGATCAGCTGGCCCCGGGCGAGCGCTGCGCCTCGACCTCCAACCGCAATTTTGAGGGCCGGCAGGGTAAGGGTGGGCGCACCCACCTGGTCTCCCCGCTGGTGGCCGCGGCCACCGCGATCCGCGGCACCCTCTCCAGCCCCTCCGATCTGGATGCGCTGCCGGATAACCCGCTGCTGACCGATTTCGCCGCGGCCTCCGCCCTCCAGGGCTAA
- the leuD gene encoding 3-isopropylmalate dehydratase small subunit — MEKFTTVTGIAAPLKRSNVDTDQIIPAVYLKRVTKTGFEDALFAGWRGDPEFVLNQQPYLGAEILVAGADFGTGSSREHAVWALRDFGFKVVLSPRFADIFRGNSGKQGLLAAVISEEDLEKIWAAIEAEPGTKMTVDLVEKTAMIGALTVPFEVDDYTRWRLIEGLDDIGLTLRNEAKITSFEATRESWRPKTLPIPAP; from the coding sequence ATGGAAAAATTCACCACGGTCACCGGCATTGCCGCCCCGTTGAAGCGGTCAAATGTTGATACCGACCAGATCATCCCCGCCGTGTATCTTAAGCGCGTCACCAAGACCGGTTTTGAGGACGCGCTCTTCGCCGGCTGGCGCGGCGACCCCGAGTTTGTATTAAACCAGCAGCCCTATCTGGGGGCCGAGATCCTCGTGGCCGGCGCCGATTTTGGTACCGGTTCGAGCCGCGAACACGCCGTCTGGGCGCTGCGTGACTTCGGGTTTAAGGTGGTTCTGAGCCCGCGTTTTGCCGATATTTTCCGCGGAAACTCGGGCAAGCAGGGCCTGCTTGCCGCCGTGATTTCCGAGGAGGACCTGGAAAAAATCTGGGCCGCGATCGAGGCCGAGCCCGGCACAAAGATGACGGTGGACCTGGTCGAGAAAACGGCCATGATCGGCGCGCTGACCGTTCCCTTCGAGGTTGACGATTACACTAGGTGGCGGTTGATAGAAGGTTTGGACGACATCGGTCTGACCCTGCGAAACGAAGCTAAGATTACGTCGTTTGAGGCGACCAGAGAATCCTGGCGGCCAAAAACACTTCCCATTCCCGCTCCCTAA
- the murA gene encoding UDP-N-acetylglucosamine 1-carboxyvinyltransferase has protein sequence MNTLLQDAARAGASVGWTSDSITIEGGTPLNGRIELRGAKNLVTKAMVAALLGETPSTLRNVPNISDVLVVRGLLGVHGVKITDGEEDGELILDPSAVESAHFADIDAHAGSSRIPILFCGPLLHRLGEAFIPDLGGCRIGDRPIDYHLEVLRQFGAIVEKLPSGIRLSAPERLTGTKVDLPYPSVGATEQVLLTAVRARGTTELRGAAIEPEIMDLINILQKMGAVISVDTDRVIRIEGVDRLEGYNHRALFDRNEAASWAAAALATEGDIFVGGAKQAEMGTFLNVFRKVGGVFEIEDDGIRFRHPGTPLNPVIIETDVHPGFMTDWQQPLVVALTKAQGVSIVHETVYEQRFGFVDALVEMGATIQVHRECLGSQACRFGQRNFRHSAVISGPSALKGANIAVPDLRGGFSHVVAALSAEGTSTVTNVGIISRGYENFITKLQQLGANFTLGA, from the coding sequence GTGAATACTCTCCTTCAGGATGCCGCCCGTGCCGGCGCTAGCGTGGGCTGGACCTCCGATAGCATCACGATCGAGGGCGGCACGCCGCTCAACGGCCGCATCGAGCTGCGCGGGGCCAAAAACCTCGTGACCAAGGCCATGGTGGCCGCGCTCCTCGGCGAGACGCCGAGCACGCTGCGCAACGTCCCGAATATCAGCGATGTTCTGGTGGTGCGCGGCCTGCTCGGCGTGCACGGCGTGAAGATCACCGATGGCGAGGAGGATGGCGAGCTCATCCTGGATCCCTCCGCCGTGGAATCGGCGCATTTTGCCGATATCGACGCGCATGCCGGCTCGAGCCGCATCCCGATCCTGTTCTGTGGCCCGCTGCTGCACCGCCTGGGCGAGGCCTTCATCCCCGACCTCGGTGGCTGCCGCATCGGCGACCGCCCGATCGACTATCACCTGGAGGTCCTGCGCCAGTTTGGTGCGATCGTGGAGAAGCTGCCCAGCGGCATCCGCCTCTCCGCCCCCGAGCGCCTGACCGGCACCAAGGTGGACCTGCCCTATCCGAGCGTGGGCGCCACCGAGCAGGTGCTGCTGACCGCCGTGCGTGCGCGCGGCACCACCGAGCTGCGTGGCGCGGCCATCGAGCCCGAGATCATGGACCTCATCAATATCCTGCAGAAGATGGGTGCGGTCATCTCGGTGGATACTGATCGGGTCATCCGCATCGAGGGTGTGGACCGGCTTGAGGGGTATAACCACCGCGCGCTCTTTGACCGCAACGAGGCCGCGAGCTGGGCGGCCGCCGCGCTGGCCACCGAGGGCGATATCTTCGTGGGCGGCGCCAAGCAGGCCGAGATGGGCACGTTCCTGAACGTGTTCCGCAAGGTCGGCGGCGTGTTTGAGATCGAGGACGACGGCATTCGTTTCCGTCACCCCGGCACCCCGCTGAACCCCGTGATCATCGAGACCGATGTCCACCCCGGCTTTATGACCGACTGGCAGCAGCCCCTCGTGGTGGCCCTGACCAAGGCCCAGGGTGTGTCGATTGTGCACGAGACCGTGTACGAGCAGCGCTTTGGTTTTGTGGATGCCCTGGTCGAGATGGGTGCCACGATTCAGGTGCACCGCGAATGCCTCGGCAGCCAGGCCTGCCGCTTTGGTCAGCGCAATTTCCGCCACTCCGCGGTGATCTCCGGCCCGAGCGCGCTGAAGGGCGCAAATATTGCCGTGCCCGATCTGCGCGGCGGCTTCTCGCACGTGGTGGCGGCGCTCTCGGCCGAGGGCACGTCCACCGTGACCAATGTGGGAATCATCAGCCGCGGCTATGAGAACTTCATCACCAAGCTGCAGCAGCTCGGCGCAAACTTCACCCTCGGGGCATAA
- a CDS encoding lysophospholipid acyltransferase family protein yields MTLIPRTPEGKRLRASPEKTRPSFLWPLAAIARPLSMPLYRVHYHDAYKLPRSGPFILAPNHYSEIDPIVVALAVWRMGRAPRFLAKAGLFKNPVLGFILRNAGQIPVERMGSSRGNDPVQAASKLVEEGQGVIIYPEGTLTREPNLWPMRGKTGVARIALTHNIPVYPMAHWGVQEVMPRYGKKISLFPRKRVDIIIGDPVDLSAYAGKDHDARAITEATDVVMAGITELLEVLRDEKAPAERWDPSKHNQSETGKFE; encoded by the coding sequence GTGACTCTTATTCCGCGCACTCCCGAGGGCAAGCGCCTGCGGGCGTCCCCCGAGAAGACCCGACCGTCGTTCCTGTGGCCGCTCGCGGCCATCGCCCGCCCGCTGAGCATGCCGCTCTACCGGGTGCACTATCACGACGCCTATAAGCTTCCCCGCTCGGGGCCGTTTATTTTGGCGCCCAATCACTATTCGGAGATCGATCCGATCGTGGTGGCGCTCGCGGTCTGGCGGATGGGTCGCGCCCCGCGCTTTTTGGCCAAGGCCGGCCTGTTTAAAAATCCGGTCCTGGGGTTTATCCTGCGTAATGCGGGGCAGATTCCCGTGGAGCGCATGGGGTCCAGCCGCGGCAATGATCCCGTGCAGGCTGCCAGCAAGCTTGTGGAGGAGGGCCAGGGGGTCATCATCTATCCCGAGGGCACACTCACGCGCGAGCCCAATCTGTGGCCCATGCGTGGCAAAACCGGTGTGGCCCGGATCGCGCTGACCCATAACATCCCGGTATATCCGATGGCGCACTGGGGTGTGCAGGAGGTCATGCCGCGCTATGGCAAGAAGATCAGCCTCTTCCCGCGTAAGCGCGTGGATATCATCATCGGGGACCCCGTAGACCTCTCGGCCTATGCCGGGAAGGACCACGATGCCCGCGCCATCACCGAGGCCACCGATGTGGTCATGGCCGGCATCACCGAATTGCTCGAAGTACTGCGCGATGAAAAGGCCCCCGCCGAGCGCTGGGATCCGAGCAAACATAATCAGAGTGAAACGGGAAAATTTGAGTAA
- a CDS encoding NAD(P)H-dependent glycerol-3-phosphate dehydrogenase codes for MSKRASTGPARVTVLGTGSWGTTFGKILADGGADVTMWARRPEMAREIDKNHRNSDYLPGVVLPPNMRANSDLKAALTGARVVFIAVPSQTLRDNLTAIRPYLGRDTIVVSLMKGVEKQTGLRMSQVIEQCLEIDPERIAVASGPNLAMEIAKEQPTAAVISSASIDTAQEVALLARNRYFRTFVNNDVIGTEFGGVLKNLIAVAIGIVDGVGYGENTKASIITRGLVEMTDFAVAQGAQPETLSGLAGLGDLIATCQSPLSRNNTAGKLLGQGYNLASVIKQMQQTAEGLASVAPVLEMAGKIGVEMPIVEQVKRVLEGTMDPRDIAPHLTTNSDEPQGERTNDDHPTADSGSFWGTIKRAFGQLRDGGRDPRVD; via the coding sequence TTGAGTAAGCGCGCGAGCACCGGACCGGCACGGGTCACCGTCCTCGGTACCGGAAGCTGGGGCACTACCTTCGGCAAGATCCTTGCCGACGGCGGCGCGGATGTCACGATGTGGGCCCGCCGCCCGGAGATGGCGCGGGAGATCGATAAAAATCACCGCAATAGCGATTATCTGCCGGGCGTTGTCCTGCCGCCCAATATGCGGGCGAACTCCGATCTGAAGGCCGCGCTGACCGGCGCACGCGTGGTATTTATCGCCGTGCCGAGCCAGACCCTGCGCGATAACCTCACCGCGATCCGGCCCTATCTGGGGCGGGATACCATCGTGGTATCGCTCATGAAGGGCGTGGAAAAGCAGACCGGCCTGCGCATGAGCCAGGTGATCGAGCAGTGCCTCGAGATTGATCCCGAGCGCATCGCCGTGGCCAGCGGGCCAAACCTCGCGATGGAGATCGCGAAGGAGCAGCCCACCGCGGCGGTAATCTCCTCGGCGAGTATCGATACCGCGCAGGAGGTGGCGCTGCTTGCCCGCAACCGCTATTTCCGCACGTTTGTGAATAACGATGTTATCGGCACCGAATTTGGTGGGGTCCTGAAAAACCTCATCGCGGTGGCCATCGGCATCGTGGACGGCGTGGGCTATGGCGAAAATACCAAGGCCTCGATCATCACCCGCGGACTCGTGGAGATGACCGATTTTGCCGTGGCGCAGGGGGCCCAGCCCGAGACGCTCTCCGGCCTGGCCGGGCTCGGCGATCTGATCGCCACGTGCCAGTCGCCGCTGTCCCGCAATAATACAGCGGGCAAACTTCTGGGTCAGGGCTATAACCTGGCCTCGGTCATCAAGCAGATGCAGCAGACGGCGGAGGGCCTCGCTTCGGTGGCCCCCGTGCTGGAGATGGCCGGAAAAATCGGCGTGGAAATGCCGATCGTGGAGCAGGTAAAGCGCGTGTTGGAGGGCACCATGGACCCGCGCGATATCGCCCCGCACCTCACCACCAACTCCGATGAGCCCCAGGGCGAGAGGACAAATGATGATCACCCGACGGCGGATAGTGGTTCTTTTTGGGGGACTATCAAGCGAGCATTCGGTCAGCTGCGTGACGGCGGGCGGGATCCTCGGGTCGATTGA
- a CDS encoding D-alanine--D-alanine ligase family protein produces MITRRRIVVLFGGLSSEHSVSCVTAGGILGSIDRERFEVIPIGITRAGVNVLESDDPERYRVIEGVLPEVADNGTRIRWPESIHDRALWVIHPDGREENLGDIDLVFPILHGLFGEDGTLQGRLELTGLPYVGNGVLASALGMDKHFTKTVAQHAGIRVAPWAHVPRHRWDHERAGVLEEAAALGYPLFVKPVRAGSSMGVSRVADVDALDAAMERAFIEDHRVLIESEVSGREVEIALLGGRIGEPTRASVAGEVVMGDLDFYDFEAKYIQTDEVTLLCPAPLSEEQHAEMARQAILAFDAIGGEGLARVDFFLTAEGFVLNEINTMPGFTPFSMYPMCWAQTGMSYPELLTELIEVALNRRALR; encoded by the coding sequence ATGATCACCCGACGGCGGATAGTGGTTCTTTTTGGGGGACTATCAAGCGAGCATTCGGTCAGCTGCGTGACGGCGGGCGGGATCCTCGGGTCGATTGATCGCGAGCGCTTTGAGGTGATCCCGATCGGGATCACCCGCGCGGGCGTGAACGTCCTGGAAAGCGACGATCCGGAGCGCTATCGGGTGATCGAGGGCGTCCTGCCCGAGGTGGCCGATAACGGTACCCGCATCCGCTGGCCCGAGAGCATTCACGATCGGGCCCTGTGGGTCATCCACCCCGATGGGCGCGAGGAGAACCTCGGCGATATCGACCTGGTCTTCCCGATCCTGCACGGCCTCTTTGGCGAGGACGGCACCCTGCAGGGCCGGCTCGAACTGACCGGCCTGCCCTATGTGGGCAACGGTGTGCTCGCCTCGGCCCTGGGAATGGATAAACACTTCACCAAGACCGTGGCGCAGCACGCCGGGATCCGGGTGGCTCCGTGGGCCCACGTGCCGCGGCACCGCTGGGACCACGAGCGTGCGGGCGTCCTGGAGGAGGCCGCCGCGCTGGGCTATCCGCTCTTTGTGAAGCCCGTGCGGGCCGGGTCCAGCATGGGCGTGAGCCGCGTCGCGGATGTGGACGCGCTGGATGCCGCGATGGAACGCGCGTTTATCGAGGACCATCGTGTGCTGATTGAATCCGAGGTCTCCGGCCGCGAGGTGGAGATCGCGCTGCTCGGCGGCCGGATCGGGGAGCCCACGCGCGCCTCGGTGGCCGGCGAGGTGGTCATGGGCGACCTGGACTTCTACGATTTTGAGGCGAAATATATTCAGACCGATGAGGTCACCCTGCTCTGCCCCGCGCCGCTGAGCGAGGAACAGCACGCCGAGATGGCGAGGCAGGCGATCCTCGCGTTTGACGCTATCGGCGGCGAGGGCCTGGCCCGCGTGGACTTTTTCCTCACCGCGGAGGGCTTTGTCCTGAACGAGATTAATACGATGCCCGGGTTTACCCCGTTTTCGATGTATCCGATGTGCTGGGCCCAGACCGGGATGAGCTATCCCGAGCTGCTGACCGAGCTGATCGAGGTGGCCCTGAACCGGCGCGCCCTGCGCTAG
- a CDS encoding DUF3515 domain-containing protein, whose amino-acid sequence MFSRRSTSFSALAATALVAFALTGCAQIVPLQPAADSNNPSCAEVTVSLPDTIAGLKKRETNAQATGAWGDPAAVLLHCGVPTPGPTTDRCVSVNDVDWIIDESEEAEQKFRFTTYGRTPAVEVYINADPETGGVSGVTALSDLSSAVGRIAPETQCLNIEDAITE is encoded by the coding sequence ATGTTTTCTCGACGGAGTACCTCGTTTAGCGCCCTGGCCGCCACGGCCCTCGTGGCCTTTGCCCTCACGGGATGCGCCCAGATCGTGCCCCTCCAGCCCGCCGCGGATTCCAATAATCCGTCCTGCGCCGAGGTCACCGTCTCGCTGCCCGATACCATTGCCGGCCTGAAAAAGCGCGAGACCAACGCGCAGGCCACCGGGGCCTGGGGCGATCCCGCGGCCGTGCTGCTGCACTGCGGTGTGCCCACGCCCGGCCCCACCACGGATCGCTGCGTATCGGTGAACGACGTGGACTGGATCATCGACGAGTCCGAGGAGGCCGAGCAGAAATTCCGCTTCACCACCTATGGCCGCACCCCCGCCGTGGAGGTGTACATTAACGCCGACCCCGAGACCGGGGGCGTCTCGGGTGTCACCGCGCTGAGCGATCTCTCCTCCGCCGTGGGCCGCATCGCCCCGGAAACGCAGTGCCTGAATATCGAGGACGCGATCACCGAGTAG